In a single window of the Nicotiana tomentosiformis chromosome 10, ASM39032v3, whole genome shotgun sequence genome:
- the LOC138899807 gene encoding uncharacterized protein: protein MWEESREEGSPLVRWSEFTDAFMDHVLPAKTKAAHAAEFESMKQGSMNVWEYHMEFACLSKYAIHMFSTMEARVRRFVQGLSPLVINEATTAAFNYDKNYGNMVAFAQATEDRKLKNRR from the coding sequence atgtgggaggagtcccgtgaggaggggagccctctggtgaggtggagtgagttcaccgatgcctttatggatcatgtCTTGCCTGCCAAGACTAAGGCGGCccatgccgctgagtttgagagcatgaagcagggtagcatgaatgtgtgggagtaccatatggagttcgcgtgcctgtccaagtatgctattcacatgttttccactatggaggctagagtgcgtcgCTTTGTGCAGGgtcttagccctttggttattaatgaggctacTACAGCTGCCTTTAATTATGATAAGAACTATGGGaatatggtggcatttgctcaagctacagaggatcGTAAACTTAAAAATAGAAGGTAG